A single Anopheles funestus chromosome 2RL, idAnoFuneDA-416_04, whole genome shotgun sequence DNA region contains:
- the LOC125760664 gene encoding uncharacterized protein LOC125760664, translating to MGCSEIMRNLGELVMNNKLVTFLSVALFAFVITVIALAVSNNNNASDLDQCREEVARLMLLTSTAAPATTTTEAPTQTTTLPSEVTPASGP from the exons atgGGTTGCAGTGAAATCATGCGTAATCTCGGTG AGCTCGTAATGAACAACAAACTGGTCACCTTTCTGAGCGTGGCCCTGTTTGCATTCGTGATCACTGTGATAGCGCTAGCAGTGTCTAATAATAACAATGCGAGCGATTTAGACCAATGCCGAGAAGAGGTAGCTAGACTTATGCTACTAACGTCTACTGCAGCACCTGCAACTACAACCACCGAAGCACCAACTCAGACAACTACTTTGCCATCAGAGGTTACCCCCGCTTCTGGTCCCTAA
- the LOC125766047 gene encoding acyl-CoA Delta-9 desaturase: protein MAPNVLGNTILLAETCIEQEDRNNNNAPVGTQQYKNKSFLNVPPKPAPVTEEIKPKDVAKVQGTSTGRHYQHVYVWRNIIAFIYLHLGFLYGSYLLVTSAKWSTFFLALSLGSGGALGVTAGAHRLWSHRAYKAKWPLRLFLMLAQTLAFQNSVYEWVRDHRVHHKFTDTDADPHNATRGFFFSHIGWLMVKKHPDVKARGRAIDMTDLEQDGIVMFQKRYYALLMPLFCFVLPTFLAYYFLDETFSNAWYVVAIFRYVLSLNATWMVNSAAHIWGTKPYDRNISPTNSTLVGVAAFGEGWHNYHHVFPWDYKTSELGTYSTNFTTAVIDFFARIGWAYDLKSVSDDLIRKRVLRTGDGTHQYSEQELNARMVDYINQLDHESEQAVWGWDDRDMNEEDRQDATIRNKAD from the exons ATGGCACCGAACGTGCTCGGCAACACGATACTACTGGCCGAGACTTGCATCGAGCAGGAGGATCGCAATAATAACAATGCACCGGTTGGCACACAGCAGTACAAGAACAAATCCTTCCTGAATGTACCACCAAAGCCGGCACCAGTTACAGAAGAGATTAAG CCAAAAGATGTCGCGAAGGTCCAGGGTACGAGTACGGGACGCCATTATCAGCATGTGTACGTGTGGCGAAACATTATCGCTTTCATCTATCTGCATCTTGGCTTTCTGTACGGCAGCTATCTGTTGGTAACATCGGCAAAATGGAGCACATTTTTCTTGG CACTCAGCTTGGGCTCGGGTGGCGCACTAGGCGTTACGGCCGGAGCACACCGGCTCTGGTCGCACCGGGCGTACAAGGCGAAGTGGCCGCTCCGTCTGTTCCTGATGCTAGCGCAAACGCTAGCCTTCCAGAACAGCGTGTACGAGTGGGTGCGGGATCACCGTGTCCATCACAAGTTCACTGATAccgatgccgacccgcacaaTGCGACCCGCGGCTTCTTCTTCTCGCACATCGGCTGGCTGATGGTGAAGAAGCATCCGGACGTGAAGGCGCGCGGCCGGGCAATCGACATGACCGACCTCGAGCAGGACGGGATCGTGATGTTTCAGAAGCGCTACTACGCCCTGCTGATGCCACTGTTCTGCTTCGTCCTACCGACCTTTCTCGCGTACTACTTCCTCGACGAAACGTTTTCGAACGCCTGGTACGTGGTGGCCATCTTCCGGTACGTGCTATCGCTGAACGCCACCTGGATGGTGAACAGTGCGGCCCACATCTGGGGCACGAAACCGTACGATCG AAACATCTCACCGACCAACAGCACGTTAGTGGGGGTTGCAGCTTTCGGTGAGGGTTGGCACAACTACCATCATGTGTTCCCGTGGGACTACAAAACGTCCGAGCTTGGGACGTACAGTACCAACTTCACGACAGCTGTGATTGACTTTTTCGCCCGTATCGGCTGGGCGTACGATCTGAAATCGGTGTCGGACGATCTGATACGGAAGCGTGTACTACGTACCGGCGATGGAACGCACCAGTACAGCGAGCAGGAGCTGAATGCCCGCATGGTGGATTACATCAACCAGCTGGATCATGAGTCTGAACAGGCCGTATGGGGCTGGGACGATAGGGACATGAACGAGGAGGATCGTCAGGATGCCACCATTAGGAATAAGGCCGACTAG
- the LOC125760625 gene encoding protein apnoia has translation MAGFDRTLLIGVLVLCAVFCFVCAADATTDADSSFDADVMEGRTFGHHFLKRISFAMIPAAFVVGVITTLLSALTVVSMKGLGVGVILLVLTISQVIARSFPAPLPPPVPVAYSAPAPAPIPLVYKDW, from the exons ATGGCTGGATTTGATCGTACGCTTCTGATCGGTGTTCTGGTGCTGTGTGCagtgttctgttttgtttgtgccgCCGATGCAACTACCGATGCTGATAGCAGCTTTGATGCCGATGTGATGG AGGGACGCACCTTTGGACATCACTTCCTTAAGCGTATCAGCTTCGCCATGATTCCGGCAGCGTTCGTTGTCGGTGTCATCACCACACTGCTGTCCGCCCTGACCGTTGTCTCGATGAAGGGTTTGGGTGTCGGT GTCATTCTTCTGGTGCTTACCATCTCGCAAGTTATTGCCAGAAGCTTCCCGGCCCCACTGCCACCACCAGTCCCGGTGGCCTACAGTGCACCTGCTCCCGCACCCATACCCCTCGTATACAAGGATTGGTGA
- the LOC125760633 gene encoding endoplasmic reticulum metallopeptidase 1-like — MAGGNNTVRSKVKGKSEDNSHRKIPPREDAPNLHQLEAQHGILGIVLLLFCGTVSSYLCTYLPEALTTADLSRHPTAFIAERAWDNLQVLNDFGPKPTGSQANELGAADYIRREVEKIKATAHAAQLVETSHQIISGAYPIAFLGNPLTSVYRNAQNLVVRLAGQENDGGALMLNCHYDTVASSPGASDDGGSCADMLEILRVLSRAPERNRHAIVFLFNGAEETPLQAAHGFVSQHPWAGEVRAFLNLESAGSGGKEQLFQAGPQHPWLIEAYGRAVRHPAAQTVSEEIFQSGIIPSDTDFRIFRDFGNVPGMDFAHTINGYRYHTRFDTIDYLTLPVLQRTGDNILALTRELANGDELSQAASDTSLSEGYSVFFDVLGLFFVHYSVSTGRIINVTIAVLSLLLPLMELCRPVRRVGERSIIKQTLVGLVGTVCGTAASLATVLIIANRLDAAGRAMSWFSTPYLILGLYGCPVILAHCFAHRLCNHWFSDKKSALNLTQTVRSRLVGVNLFWTLLIIPLTFANIRSAYIFVVIQLLSLLSTILTSVLGYQHQPRRWLALHLAFQIPALLWATKFYHLLLKLFIPITGRMGAGTNPEYLVALLVACGGLLCISYLAPLVGLLKQTSELTARLTVFALIAFLLGCCTQVGFPYRDESNGEPSVQRHYVTHTLQVAHRNAGTVLQNSGFLLREMDRNAARVIRGIAKPSEAVPMRQMETCHTMLFCGIPFYSIWHQIRFDNYWVEGPPPALEKHTLPTFELVAMKQQSITTRQYSFSITHRYQNCVQSALIIAPKAGVRLVAWSLMESVPGTIEFNGEQAHFVLITYGLAEDAPWTVTFDFEYDPKTLPQDGEEKLFDVSWVNTYWEYANKHTDDFRKLIEQFPDWAHVIPSVAVVNITAY; from the exons ATGGCCGGCGGTAACAACACCGTTCGGTCgaaagtgaaaggaaaaagtgaGGATAATTCGCACCGTAAAATTCCACCCCGTGAGGATGCACCTAACCTTCATCAGCTTGAAGCTCAGCACGGTATACTGGGTattgtgttgcttttgttttgtggtacCGTTTCGAGCTATCTGTGCACTTACCTACCGGAAGCACTGACGACAGCCGACCTGAGTCGTCATCCGACCGCTTTTATTGCCGAGCGAGCTTGGGACAATCTGCAAGTTCTGAACGATTTTGGCCCTAAGCCGACTGGCTCGCAAGCGAACGAACTTGGTGCTGCTGACTATATCCGGCGCGAGGTGGAAAAGATAAAAGCTACCGCACACGCAGCACAGCTAGTGGAGACATCCCATCAGATCATTTCCGGTGCATATCCTATCGCTTTTCTGGGCAATCCGCTCACAAGTGTTTACCGGAACGCACAGAATCTTGTCGTGAGATTGGCAGGGCAAGAAAACGATGGTGGAGCATTGATGTTGAACTGCCATTACGATACGGTGGCCAGCAGTCCCGGTGCAAGCGATGACGGTGGTAGCTGTGCGGACATGCTGGAGATCTTGCGCGTATTGTCACGCGCCCCAGAACGGAACCGTCACGCGATCGTGTTCCTGTTCAACGGCGCCGAGGAGACACCACTACAGGCAGCGCACGGATTTGTCAGTCAGCACCCATGGGCAGGGGAAGTGCGGGCCTTTCTCAACCTCGAGTCCGCCGGTTCCGGTGGTAAGGAGCAACTCTTCCAAGCCGGTCCACAGCATCCATGGTTAATAGAGGCTTATGGCCGAGCCGTTCGGCACCCGGCGGCTCAAACAGTTtcggaagaaattttccagTCTGGGATAATACCGTCCGATACGGATTTTCGCATCTTTCGAGACTTTGGTAACGTGCCGGGAATGGACTTTGCGCACACGATCAATGGCTATCGGTATCATACGCGTTTCGATACCATCGACTATCTGACACTGCCGGTATTGCAACGTACAGGCGACAACATCTTAGCTCTGACGCGCGAACTGGCCAATGGTGACGAGTTGAGTCAAGCCGCCAGTGACACAAGCCTGTCCGAGGGTTACAGTGTGTTCTTCGACGTGctgggtttgtttttcgtgCACTACAGCGTTAGTACAGGTCGAATCATTAATGTGACGATTGCGGTATTGTCGTTGCTTCTACCACTGATGGAACTCTGCCGACCGGTTCGTCGTGTTGGTGAACGAAGCATCATTAAACAAACTTTGGTTGGATTGGTGGGTACGGTTTGCGGGACAGCAGCAAGTCTCGCCACGGTATTGATCATTGCCAACCGGTTGGATGCAGCTGGACGGGCCATGTCGTGGTTCTCAACACCATATCTTATTCTCGGACTGTATGGATGTCCCGTTATCCTAGCGCACTGTTTCGCCCATCGTCTCTGCAATCATTGGTTCAGTGATAAGAAG TCGGCGCTAAACCTCACGCAAACAGTTCGTTCTCGACTTGTCGGAGTGAACCTATTCTGGACGTTGCTGATCATTCCTCTCACTTTCGCCAACATCCGTAGCGCGTACATCTTCGTAGTAATTCAACTGCTCTCGCTATTGTCCACCATTCTTACCTCGGTCCTTGGCTATCAGCATCAGCCACGGCGCTGGCTTGCCCTACATCTGGCATTCCAGATACCCGCTCTGCTTTGGGCGACCAAATTTTATCATCTCCTGTTAAAACTGTTCATTCCCATCACGGGCCGTATGGGTGCCGGTACAAACCCGGAGTATCTAGTCGCTTTGCTGGTGGCTTGCGGTGGCCTCCTGTGTATCAGCTATCTCGCTCCTTTGGTTGGATTGCTTAAGCAAACTTCCGAGCTGACCGCGCGTTTGACCGTATTTGCTCTGATTGCCTTCCTGCTGGGATGCTGCACGCAGGTCGGCTTCCCGTACCGAGACGAAAGCAATGGAGAACCTTCGGTACAGAGGCACTATGTTACC CATACACTTCAAGTGGCGCACAGAAATGCTGGAACTGTACTGCAAAACTCTGGATTTTTGCTTCGTGAAATGGACAGAAATGCTGCGCGTGTGATTCGTGGAATTGCCAAACCATCCGAGGCAGTTCCGATGCGGCAAATGGAAACCTGCCATACGATGCTCTTCTGCGGTATACCGTTCTATTCTATCTGGCATCAGATTCGGTTCGA TAATTACTGGGTAGAAGGTCCACCACCTGCGCTAGAAAAACACACCTTACCAACATTTGAGTTGGTTGCTATGAAACAGCAATCCATCACTACTCGACAATACAGTTTTAGTATTACTCACCGGTATCAGAACTGCGTTCAGTCAGCGCTAATAATTGCTCCCAAAGCTGGTGTCCGGCTGGTGGCATGGAGCCTCATGGAGTCCGTACCGGGTACGATAGAATTCAACGGAGAGCAAGCCCATTTTGTGCTAATAACGTACGGCTTGGCAGAAGACGCACCATGGACGGTAACGTTCGATTTCGAGTACGACCCGAAGACTTTACCACAGGATGGCGAAGAAAAGCTGTTTGATGTGAGCTGGGTGAACACGTACTGGGAGTATGCAAACAAGCACACGGACGATTTTCGAAAGCTTATCGAACAGTTCCCAGATTGGGCACATGTTATACCGTCGGTAGCTGTTGTGAACATTACTGCCTATTAA
- the LOC125760624 gene encoding uncharacterized protein LOC125760624, with protein sequence MGFLGTKRKIGWSEMSLLLVMLVSCPLLIRGEMRKSWQTKSVDLQAQMLKAARLEDPPHAKPPEPNDTRLVAEESSNGAVTEQPNETHSSTLAAVKVADELKAKPATIFSSRVRSKYGTVVGSVGTDKATVNSVTPEQDDVRAVPLGYEDSPQEIQIDDATVQDDDDEDDDEDEDDLLGWNGTNGDKDKQYDLIENILEEVEGRIAQEKHVEADELLSSRKKKPTEHTKEYTFPPVLNMTIDEPNNIVKVKLNQDIVRDMLNTGRESGGGIGGKKMLRYVLPLFILPFLIQSAVIPFMLTAVKLFLLKSLMAGKLAIFLLLLGAFKNFTKKDRDVYVKDLPDRRYEPSSEGFAYLAEGRPSGWVN encoded by the exons ATGGGTTTTTTGGGCACGAAACGGAAAATAGGTTGGAGCGAAATGTCTTTACTACTCGTCATGCTAGTAAGCTGTCCGTTGCTCATCCGCGGAGAGATGCGTAAATCGTGGCAAACCAAAAGTGTCGACCTGCAGGCACAGATGCTTAAGGCAGCCCGGCTTGAAGATCCACCCCATGCAAAGCCTCCGGAACCGAACGACACACGTTTAGTAGCCGAAGAGTCAAGCAATGGGGCCGTTACCGAACAACCGAATGAGACACACTCCTCCACGTTGGCCGCCGTTAAAGTTGCGGACGAACTTAAAGCTAAGCCTGCGACGATCTTTAGCAGTCGAGTACGTAGCAAATATGGAACCGTTGTCGGATCAGTCGGGACGGACAAAGCAACGGTGAATAGTGTAACACCTGAGCAGGATGACGTGCGTGCCGTTCCGTTGGGATATGAGGATAGTCCCCAGGAAATACAAATAGACGACGCCACTGTacaggatgatgatgacgaagacgacgatgaggatgaggatgaTCTGCTCGGTTGGAATGGAACGAACGGCGATAAGGATAAGCAGTACGATTTGATCGAAAATATTCTCGAAGAGGTTGAAGGGCGCATTGCACAGGAAAAGCATGTCGAAGCGGATGAGCTGTTGAGctctagaaagaaaaaacccaccGAACATACGAAGGAGTACACGTTCCCACCGGTACTGAACATGACCATCGATGAACCGAACAACATTGTGAAGGTTAAGCTTAATCAGGACATTGTGCGTGATATGTTAAACACCG GGCGTGAATCGGGCGGTGGTATCGGTGGCAAGAAGATGCTACGTTACGTGCTGCCCCTGTTCATCCTACCATTCCTGATCCAGTCCGCCGTCATACCGTTCATGCTGACGGCGGTAAAACTGTTCCTGCTCAAATCGTTGATGGCGGGCAAACTGGCCatctttttgctgctgttaggtgcgtttaaaaattttaccaaaaaagaTCGTGATGTGTACGTGAAGGATCTGCCCGATCGGCGATATGAACCGTCGAGCGAAGGGTTTGCCTATCTGGCCGAGGGACGACCGAGCGGTTGGGTCAACTAG
- the LOC125766048 gene encoding uncharacterized protein LOC125766048 yields the protein MARLFAILLLAVTLFAPIRCETRKHFHSRYSSSLNNVNRADSSSRSSSGAYMKTIPLRLLNCLEHVSLIDCGKLYLLQNMEARSYRFANTGNITHDVQAVLLPSYRSADNKLFSDQLLALNDTDVNERLGRGLRLLFNERIIDLQLVPGVAVRLTPSDTNQLEFSVRKGITAVEPEVAGRGKAKKGIRTVLQLSVPLVLLPSMLLAGVLPMILPVLKFATIFSSIVNHAALAASIMYLAKQHAAEQESKQTVYFNAGYN from the coding sequence ATGGCAAGATTGTTCGCCATTCTATTGCTTGCAGTTACACTTTTCGCGCCAATTCGATGCGAAACGCGGAAACACTTCCACAGCCGCTATTCGAGCAGCTTAAACAACGTGAACCGTGCTGATAGTTCGAGCAGATCGAGCAGTGGTGCGTACATGAAAACGATACCGTTGCGATTGCTAAATTGTCTCGAGCACGTTTCGCTCATTGACTGTGGCAAGCTGTACCTGCTGCAGAATATGGAGGCGCGGTCGTACCGCTTTGCCAACACCGGCAACATCACGCACGACGTACAGGCGGTGCTACTGCCCAGTTATCGGAGCGCGGACAATAAACTCTTTAGCGATCAGCTGCTCGCCCTGAACGATACTGATGTAAATGAGCGGCTAGGACGGGGCTTACGGTTACTATTTAATGAGCGCATCATCGATCTGCAGCTAGTGCCGGGTGTCGCCGTACGGTTAACGCCAAGCGATACGAATCAGCTCGAATTTTCCGTCCGCAAGGGTATTACGGCCGTTGAACCGGAGGTCGCGGGACGCGGCAAGGCAAAGAAAGGTATTCGCACGGTGTTGCAGCTAAGCGTTCCGCTTGTACTGCTGCCCTCGATGCTGTTGGCCGGCGTTCTGCCAATGATACTGCCCGTCCTCAAGTTTGCGACGATCTTCTCCAGCATTGTGAACCATGCGGCCCTTGCCGCATCCATCATGTACCTGGCGAAGCAACATGCGGCCGAACAGGAGAGTAAACAGACGGTTTACTTCAACGCCGGCTACAACTAA